A genomic region of Methanothermobacter thermautotrophicus str. Delta H contains the following coding sequences:
- a CDS encoding flavin reductase family protein, producing the protein MDFEDFPVESAHRILTPRPTVMVTTVDEEGNINAAPFSFTMPVSIDPPVVAFASAPDHHTARNIESTHEFVINITPADIIERMWVTARDIPAGENELEAAGLAWTSSRRVKPPRIVEAPGHLECELLRMFEVGDHNLITGSVVSASVRSGAVKEGLLDVESVKPVLHVGGNKFVVGDHVRHVE; encoded by the coding sequence ATGGATTTTGAGGATTTTCCGGTTGAAAGCGCCCACAGGATACTGACACCCAGACCGACGGTTATGGTAACAACCGTGGATGAGGAGGGTAACATCAACGCAGCCCCCTTCTCATTCACAATGCCGGTCTCAATTGACCCGCCGGTTGTTGCCTTTGCATCGGCGCCAGACCACCACACAGCCAGAAACATTGAGAGCACACATGAATTTGTTATAAATATAACACCTGCAGATATAATTGAACGGATGTGGGTCACCGCCAGGGACATTCCAGCAGGGGAGAATGAACTCGAGGCTGCGGGTCTTGCCTGGACCTCTTCCAGGAGGGTGAAGCCTCCAAGAATCGTTGAGGCCCCGGGGCACCTTGAATGTGAACTCCTCCGGATGTTTGAGGTGGGGGACCATAACCTTATAACAGGGTCTGTGGTGAGCGCATCGGTGCGGTCTGGAGCTGTGAAGGAAGGCCTCCTTGATGTTGAGTCTGTGAAGCCTGTCCTCCATGTGGGCGGAAACAAGTTTGTCGTAGGTGATCATGTGAGGCATGTTGAGTAG
- a CDS encoding universal stress protein, which produces MFEKIMVPTDGSEYAARAEDMAIELAGRLGSVVIAVHVIDEKLIYPFDVLEDEGKEILASVQRKGREAGVQVDEVLVFGSPAHDMKKITEKTGADLVVIASHGRSGLEKLLMGSVAETTLKTVDVPVLLVK; this is translated from the coding sequence ATGTTTGAAAAGATAATGGTTCCAACGGATGGCTCAGAGTACGCTGCAAGGGCAGAGGATATGGCCATAGAACTCGCAGGGCGTCTGGGTTCCGTGGTGATTGCAGTCCATGTCATCGATGAGAAGCTGATATACCCCTTTGATGTCCTTGAGGATGAAGGTAAGGAGATACTGGCGTCTGTTCAGAGGAAGGGGCGTGAGGCTGGTGTCCAGGTTGATGAGGTACTTGTCTTCGGCAGCCCGGCCCATGACATGAAGAAGATCACAGAGAAGACAGGGGCTGATCTTGTGGTTATCGCATCCCATGGGAGGTCAGGCCTTGAGAAACTGCTGATGGGGAGTGTTGCTGAGACAACCCTCAAGACTGTGGATGTTCCGGTCCTCCTGGTGAAATGA
- a CDS encoding rubredoxin, which produces MKRYKCRVCGYIYDPEKGEPRTDTPPGTPFEDLPETWRCPSCGAKKKMFKPLD; this is translated from the coding sequence ATGAAGAGATACAAGTGCCGTGTATGCGGATACATCTACGACCCCGAGAAGGGCGAGCCCCGGACGGACACACCACCCGGAACACCATTTGAGGACCTCCCGGAGACCTGGAGGTGCCCCTCATGCGGTGCAAAGAAGAAGATGTTCAAACCACTGGATTGA
- the rd gene encoding rubredoxin, with product MDKYVCQMCGYIYDPEEGDPVSGIEAGTPFEDLPDDWVCPVCGVGKDQFKKMD from the coding sequence ATGGACAAATATGTTTGTCAGATGTGCGGATACATCTACGACCCTGAGGAGGGAGACCCTGTTTCAGGCATAGAGGCAGGAACACCCTTCGAGGACCTCCCGGACGACTGGGTATGCCCGGTCTGCGGGGTTGGAAAGGACCAGTTCAAGAAGATGGATTAG
- a CDS encoding FprA family A-type flavoprotein, with product MTAKRIADGVYYTGTIDWDRRTFDELVTLPRGTSYNSYLISGTSATALIDTTEPSRAAELLRTLEEMDADIKYIVSQHAEQDHSGTIPELLEIYPEAEVIGTPACIELLQELLRINGNFREVKDGESLSLGDRTLRFIVTPWVHWPDTMVTYLEEDGILFTCDFFGSHIATSDIMETPDDFLREAKRYYAHIMMPFSQMVASNLRKISELEVSMIAPSHGPVISEPGLIMDAYDTWTSGGDGVVIAYTTMHGSTRVMVERLTEKLMELDVSVRPVNVAEHDTGEFLTELVDASVLVVASPTVLTRPHPAIASVLYLVNALRPPLRHVAVMGSYGWGSLIESEVRKLLSNLNVEYLESVLVKGLPVEEDLQRVDELAMKIKGVNEW from the coding sequence ATGACAGCAAAAAGGATTGCTGATGGGGTTTACTACACAGGCACCATCGACTGGGACAGAAGGACCTTCGATGAACTTGTAACCCTCCCGAGGGGTACAAGTTACAACTCCTACCTGATCTCTGGAACCAGCGCCACAGCCCTCATTGACACCACGGAGCCATCAAGGGCAGCCGAACTCCTCAGGACCCTTGAGGAGATGGACGCAGATATAAAATACATAGTATCACAGCATGCAGAACAGGATCACTCAGGCACCATACCCGAACTCCTTGAAATCTACCCTGAGGCAGAGGTCATCGGGACACCTGCATGCATAGAACTTCTGCAGGAGCTTCTGAGGATCAACGGGAACTTCAGGGAGGTTAAGGACGGTGAAAGCCTCTCCCTGGGTGACAGGACACTGAGATTCATCGTAACACCATGGGTTCACTGGCCAGATACCATGGTAACCTACCTTGAGGAGGATGGCATACTCTTTACATGCGACTTCTTCGGATCACACATTGCAACATCAGACATCATGGAGACACCAGATGACTTCCTGAGGGAGGCAAAGAGGTACTACGCCCACATAATGATGCCCTTCAGCCAGATGGTGGCATCAAACCTCAGGAAGATCTCAGAGCTTGAAGTATCCATGATAGCACCATCACATGGCCCGGTCATATCTGAACCCGGGCTCATAATGGACGCCTATGATACCTGGACCTCAGGCGGGGATGGAGTGGTCATCGCCTACACCACCATGCATGGAAGCACCAGGGTCATGGTTGAGAGACTCACAGAGAAACTCATGGAACTTGATGTGAGTGTGAGACCGGTGAACGTTGCAGAACATGACACAGGGGAATTCCTGACGGAACTCGTCGACGCATCCGTGCTTGTCGTGGCATCCCCGACGGTACTCACAAGACCACATCCAGCCATAGCATCAGTCCTCTACCTCGTAAACGCCCTGAGACCACCCTTAAGGCATGTTGCGGTCATGGGATCCTATGGATGGGGCAGCCTGATAGAATCCGAGGTCAGGAAGCTCCTGTCAAATCTGAATGTCGAATACCTTGAATCCGTCCTTGTGAAGGGTCTCCCGGTGGAGGAGGACCTTCAGAGGGTGGATGAACTTGCCATGAAGATAAAGGGGGTGAATGAATGGTAA
- a CDS encoding ferritin, with translation MVSERMQEALNRQLNAELYSAYLYLSMAAYYEASDLPGFANWMRVQAQEELSHAMKFYDYLVQRGARVVLDEIEKPPFEWESPLEVAKHVLEHEKKVTGLINDLVDLAISERDHATNNFLQWFVAEQVEEEESAGSLLQRVRLASDSPSGLLMLDAELAKRVYNPPADKGE, from the coding sequence ATGGTAAGTGAAAGGATGCAGGAGGCGCTAAACAGGCAGCTAAATGCTGAGCTCTACTCAGCATATCTCTACCTTTCAATGGCAGCCTACTACGAGGCCTCCGATCTTCCTGGATTCGCAAACTGGATGCGTGTACAGGCCCAGGAGGAGCTTTCACACGCAATGAAATTCTACGACTACCTTGTGCAGAGGGGTGCAAGGGTCGTACTGGATGAGATAGAGAAACCACCATTTGAGTGGGAATCACCACTTGAGGTGGCCAAGCATGTCCTTGAACATGAGAAGAAGGTCACAGGACTCATAAATGACCTTGTGGACCTCGCCATCTCAGAGAGGGATCATGCAACCAACAACTTCCTCCAGTGGTTCGTTGCAGAGCAGGTTGAGGAGGAGGAATCAGCAGGGAGCCTTCTCCAGAGGGTGCGCCTCGCATCAGACTCACCCAGCGGACTCCTCATGCTGGATGCAGAACTGGCAAAGAGGGTCTACAATCCACCCGCAGATAAGGGGGAATGA
- a CDS encoding peroxiredoxin yields the protein MGEKVYELRKIKKKGRGMPLIGDKFPEMEVQTTHGPMELPDEFEGKWFILFSHPADFTPVCTTEFVAFQEVYPELRELDCELVGLSVDQVFSHIKWIEWIAENLDTEIEFPVIADTGRVADTLGLIHPARPTNTVRAVFVVDPEGIIRAILYYPQELGRNIPEIVRMIRAFRVIDAEGVAAPANWPDNQLIGDHVIVPPASDIETARKRKDEYECYDWWLCTQSRG from the coding sequence ATGGGGGAGAAGGTATACGAACTCAGAAAGATAAAGAAAAAGGGAAGGGGAATGCCCCTCATAGGGGATAAATTCCCGGAGATGGAGGTCCAGACGACCCATGGACCGATGGAACTCCCGGATGAATTTGAGGGCAAATGGTTCATCCTCTTCAGCCACCCTGCAGACTTCACACCGGTCTGCACAACGGAGTTCGTGGCCTTTCAGGAGGTATACCCGGAACTCCGGGAACTTGACTGTGAACTCGTGGGCCTCAGTGTTGACCAGGTATTCTCCCACATCAAGTGGATCGAGTGGATAGCCGAGAACCTTGACACAGAGATAGAGTTCCCGGTGATAGCAGATACCGGACGGGTGGCGGACACCCTGGGACTCATCCACCCGGCAAGACCCACAAACACCGTCAGGGCAGTCTTTGTGGTGGACCCGGAGGGGATAATAAGGGCCATCCTATACTATCCACAGGAACTTGGAAGGAACATCCCGGAAATCGTGAGGATGATACGTGCCTTCAGGGTCATAGATGCTGAGGGGGTTGCAGCACCAGCCAACTGGCCCGATAACCAGCTCATCGGTGACCATGTGATAGTGCCTCCCGCATCTGATATTGAAACCGCGAGAAAGAGGAAGGATGAATATGAATGCTATGACTGGTGGCTATGCACCCAAAGTAGGGGGTGA
- a CDS encoding superoxide dismutase has protein sequence MEKKFYELPELPYPYDALEPHISREQLTIHHQKHHQAYVDGANALLRKLDEARESDTDVDIKAALKELSFHVGGYVLHLFFWGNMGPADECGGEPSGKLAEYIEKDFGSFERFRKEFSQAAISAEGSGWAVLTYCQRTDRLFIMQVEKHNVNVIPHFRILLVLDVWEHAYYIDYRNVRPDYVEAFWNIVNWKEVEKRFEDIL, from the coding sequence TTGGAGAAAAAATTCTATGAGCTACCTGAGCTCCCGTACCCATACGACGCCCTTGAACCACACATATCCCGGGAGCAGCTCACCATACACCACCAGAAACACCACCAGGCATACGTGGATGGTGCCAACGCACTCCTCAGGAAACTGGATGAGGCAAGGGAATCAGACACAGACGTTGACATCAAGGCAGCCCTCAAGGAGCTCTCCTTCCATGTTGGGGGCTACGTGCTTCACCTCTTCTTCTGGGGTAACATGGGACCCGCAGATGAATGCGGAGGAGAACCCTCAGGAAAACTCGCAGAGTACATAGAGAAGGACTTTGGAAGCTTTGAAAGATTCAGGAAGGAGTTCTCACAGGCAGCAATAAGTGCAGAGGGTTCAGGATGGGCGGTACTCACCTACTGCCAGAGGACAGACAGGCTCTTCATAATGCAGGTCGAGAAACACAACGTCAACGTCATACCACACTTCAGGATACTCCTGGTCCTCGATGTATGGGAACACGCCTACTACATTGACTACAGGAACGTGAGACCAGACTACGTTGAGGCATTCTGGAACATAGTTAACTGGAAGGAAGTTGAAAAACGCTTCGAGGATATCCTCTAA
- a CDS encoding phenylacetate--CoA ligase family protein, whose amino-acid sequence MIWNREMECISRDELEELQLRRLQDTVKRAYENVPYYREAFERVEVYPEDIETLDDIEKLPYTTKDDLRRVYPFGMFAVPRREIVEVHTSSGTTGKPVVSGYTREDIEIWSEVMARGLTMMGLTEDDVIQNTHGYGLFTGGFGVHYGAQKIGATVIPISTGQTRRQIEIMKDFGTTVMIFTPSYGLYLSEIAREEGFNPEESRIKAIGFGAEMWTEEMRAEIERRFNAPAFNIYGLTEIMGPGVAMECSEKKGLHIAEDHFYPEIIDKNGERLGPGERGELVITTLTRVGMPVIRFRTKDITSIDYDPCNCGRTLARISRITGRVDDMLKVRGVSVFPSQIEKALLRIDGIEPHYQIIVTRPHLMDELEVRVETSPELFSDDIRKMVETRDRIEEFIENEIGLRVKVTLVEPGTIPRSEGKTVRVIDRRNL is encoded by the coding sequence ATGATCTGGAATAGGGAAATGGAATGCATATCAAGGGATGAACTGGAGGAACTGCAGCTCAGGAGACTACAGGATACCGTGAAGAGGGCCTATGAGAATGTACCCTACTACAGGGAGGCCTTTGAAAGGGTGGAGGTTTACCCCGAGGATATAGAGACCCTTGACGATATAGAAAAACTCCCCTACACAACAAAGGACGACCTGAGGAGGGTCTACCCCTTCGGGATGTTCGCAGTGCCACGCAGGGAGATAGTTGAGGTTCACACATCATCAGGGACAACAGGCAAGCCGGTGGTCTCAGGCTACACCAGGGAGGACATTGAAATATGGAGTGAGGTCATGGCAAGGGGCCTTACCATGATGGGCCTCACCGAGGATGATGTAATCCAGAACACCCACGGCTACGGACTTTTCACAGGGGGCTTCGGTGTCCACTACGGGGCCCAGAAGATCGGGGCCACGGTCATACCCATATCAACGGGGCAGACAAGAAGGCAGATAGAGATAATGAAGGACTTCGGAACAACAGTCATGATATTCACACCATCCTACGGTCTCTACCTTTCTGAAATAGCACGTGAAGAAGGATTCAACCCTGAAGAGTCCAGGATAAAGGCAATAGGCTTCGGAGCCGAGATGTGGACCGAGGAGATGAGGGCTGAGATCGAGAGAAGATTCAATGCACCGGCCTTCAACATATACGGCCTGACAGAGATAATGGGGCCAGGTGTTGCAATGGAGTGCAGTGAGAAGAAGGGACTCCACATTGCAGAGGACCACTTCTACCCTGAGATAATAGATAAGAACGGTGAGAGGCTCGGCCCAGGGGAAAGGGGTGAACTTGTGATCACAACACTGACGAGGGTGGGGATGCCTGTTATAAGGTTCAGGACCAAGGACATAACCTCCATAGACTATGACCCCTGCAACTGCGGCAGGACCCTTGCAAGGATCTCAAGGATCACAGGCAGGGTTGACGATATGCTCAAGGTCCGCGGGGTATCAGTGTTCCCATCACAGATAGAGAAGGCGCTACTCCGCATAGACGGAATAGAACCCCACTACCAGATAATAGTGACAAGGCCCCACCTCATGGATGAACTTGAGGTCAGGGTTGAAACATCACCGGAACTCTTCTCAGATGATATCCGGAAGATGGTGGAGACCCGGGACCGCATCGAGGAGTTCATAGAGAATGAGATAGGCCTCAGGGTCAAGGTGACCCTTGTGGAACCCGGAACCATACCCCGGAGTGAGGGCAAGACTGTGAGGGTGATAGACAGGAGGAACCTCTAG
- a CDS encoding ACT domain-containing protein, with protein sequence MRVKQISIFLENKKGRLWKALSTLAEAGINLRALSLADTSEFGILRLIVPEPQEAAAVLEDKGFVVKIKDVVAVEMDDRPGGLSSILEVLKDYDLNLDYIYAFVHEKKDKAILFMSTEDLDALEGALRDAGVRMVPPEEVYSL encoded by the coding sequence ATGAGGGTTAAGCAGATATCTATATTCCTTGAAAATAAGAAGGGCCGGCTCTGGAAGGCCCTCAGCACACTTGCAGAGGCAGGTATAAACCTCAGGGCACTTTCACTTGCAGACACATCCGAATTCGGCATACTGAGACTCATAGTACCCGAACCTCAAGAGGCGGCGGCCGTGCTTGAGGATAAGGGTTTTGTCGTTAAAATTAAGGACGTGGTTGCGGTTGAAATGGATGACCGGCCAGGGGGCCTTTCATCCATCCTCGAGGTGCTGAAGGACTACGACCTGAACCTTGACTACATATACGCCTTTGTACATGAGAAGAAGGACAAGGCCATACTGTTCATGAGTACAGAGGACCTGGACGCCCTTGAGGGTGCACTGAGGGATGCGGGGGTGCGCATGGTCCCGCCTGAGGAGGTCTATTCCCTCTGA
- a CDS encoding MarR family transcriptional regulator: MKALRKKGELTRFQILSEIAMRQPYVRQKDIADKLGVTVQAVSENIKSLIAEGLVESGSGRSHYKITRRGAEKIKEAAMDLRRYADEVLESMSFYRSVWPAIAWEDLQEGDKVELFMEDGILYARRRRNGEAYAEVLHPARRGEDVALSELGGTIPLQRGKVTIAVLPGISEGGSRNADLERLRELSRGHDRTGIMGTVSRAAANKLNLQVDFEFATPHAALAAAKRGLNVLVLAVGKMSRSITEKLEKEGVEYSVEDLRLTHKE; this comes from the coding sequence ATGAAGGCATTGAGAAAAAAGGGTGAACTTACACGCTTTCAGATACTTAGTGAGATAGCCATGCGTCAGCCCTATGTGAGGCAGAAGGACATAGCAGATAAGCTCGGAGTAACTGTCCAGGCAGTCTCTGAGAACATCAAGAGCCTCATAGCCGAGGGCCTGGTTGAGTCCGGAAGCGGTAGGTCCCACTACAAGATAACAAGGAGGGGTGCTGAGAAGATCAAGGAGGCCGCCATGGACCTTCGAAGGTACGCAGATGAGGTGCTTGAATCCATGAGCTTCTACAGGTCTGTGTGGCCGGCCATAGCCTGGGAGGACCTCCAGGAGGGGGATAAGGTTGAACTTTTCATGGAGGATGGTATACTATATGCAAGGAGGAGGAGAAACGGGGAGGCCTATGCAGAGGTACTCCACCCTGCACGGAGGGGTGAGGATGTTGCCCTATCAGAACTCGGGGGGACCATACCACTCCAGCGGGGTAAGGTGACCATAGCCGTGCTGCCAGGAATATCTGAGGGTGGATCAAGGAACGCCGACCTTGAAAGGTTGAGGGAGCTCAGCAGAGGCCATGATAGAACCGGGATAATGGGGACCGTTTCAAGGGCGGCTGCAAATAAACTGAACCTGCAGGTGGATTTTGAGTTCGCAACACCCCACGCAGCACTTGCAGCTGCAAAGAGGGGCCTCAACGTCCTTGTACTTGCAGTTGGTAAAATGAGCAGGAGTATAACAGAAAAACTTGAGAAGGAGGGTGTTGAGTACTCTGTGGAGGACCTCAGGCTCACCCACAAGGAATAA
- the recJ gene encoding single-stranded-DNA-specific exonuclease RecJ, with protein MVESSETVTVYSHTDCDGITAATVLSKVLERLDMDHEVRIININEVPEVELSSDLTIFSDLGSGQRVHENLKSNSRVLILDHHPPVRKMNFTAPSGDFLEINPIFYGMDGSTHVSGGGLTYLLAREFGYRDLSWMGLLAAVGDMQNITLGKMEGLNRDILQDSVSEGQIECQSDLTIYGRHTRPLVNALSYFGDVTLPTTNNTNECIARLKNLGIPLKNGESQRKLCDLTDDEKRKLFNEIYRMMVSEVPERYHRYLPRLILGEVYELSSEERYTVFRDLSEFSTAVNACNRNSRWKLAMEIIGGDRKGKRDELEDVLRDHRTYLAVTLDEIMDEELIRDMENLQYFHAPGVNTAVVGTVAGMLLGYGDWRRPMIGLGETADGLKVSLRCSRLLAFDGIHFGSIMRRVAEKVGGSGGGHATACGAYIPSEREREFLELLDRAIKNVKVNG; from the coding sequence ATGGTTGAATCCTCTGAAACAGTCACGGTCTACAGTCACACTGACTGTGATGGTATAACAGCCGCGACGGTGCTCAGCAAGGTCCTTGAAAGGCTCGATATGGACCATGAGGTGAGGATCATAAACATCAACGAGGTCCCTGAAGTTGAACTTTCCTCTGACCTCACCATCTTCAGCGACCTTGGATCCGGTCAGAGAGTCCATGAGAACCTTAAATCAAACTCAAGGGTTCTCATACTGGACCACCACCCCCCTGTGAGGAAGATGAACTTCACAGCCCCCAGCGGGGATTTCCTGGAGATAAACCCCATATTCTATGGGATGGACGGCTCAACACATGTCTCAGGCGGGGGACTCACCTACCTCCTTGCAAGGGAATTCGGCTACAGGGACCTCAGCTGGATGGGTCTCCTTGCAGCGGTGGGTGACATGCAGAACATCACCCTCGGTAAAATGGAAGGCCTGAACAGGGATATCCTCCAGGACAGCGTCAGTGAGGGTCAGATCGAGTGCCAGAGTGACCTGACAATCTATGGTAGACATACAAGGCCTCTGGTTAATGCGCTCTCCTATTTTGGGGATGTAACTCTCCCGACAACAAACAACACCAATGAGTGCATTGCAAGGCTCAAAAACCTTGGAATACCCCTCAAAAATGGGGAATCACAGCGAAAACTCTGTGACCTTACGGATGATGAGAAGAGGAAACTCTTCAACGAGATATACCGCATGATGGTCAGTGAAGTCCCTGAAAGATATCACAGATACCTTCCAAGGCTTATCCTCGGCGAGGTCTATGAGCTCAGCTCCGAGGAGAGGTACACTGTTTTCAGGGATCTGTCTGAGTTCTCAACGGCGGTGAACGCCTGTAACCGCAACTCAAGGTGGAAGCTTGCAATGGAGATAATCGGAGGGGACCGGAAAGGGAAAAGGGATGAACTGGAGGATGTGCTCAGGGATCACAGGACCTACCTTGCAGTTACACTCGACGAGATAATGGATGAGGAACTGATAAGGGACATGGAGAACCTCCAGTACTTCCATGCTCCGGGAGTGAACACAGCCGTTGTGGGCACGGTCGCAGGCATGCTCCTTGGCTACGGTGACTGGAGGAGGCCCATGATTGGACTGGGAGAAACCGCTGATGGACTCAAGGTTTCGCTGCGATGCTCACGGCTCCTGGCCTTCGACGGCATACACTTCGGCTCCATAATGAGGAGGGTCGCTGAGAAGGTGGGTGGAAGCGGAGGGGGCCATGCAACTGCCTGCGGCGCCTACATACCCTCAGAGCGTGAGAGAGAATTCCTCGAACTCCTTGATAGGGCCATAAAGAATGTGAAGGTGAATGGATGA
- a CDS encoding signal recognition particle subunit SRP19/SEC65 family protein translates to MNLIIWPTYLDSRKSRSEGRRVPLEYAVESPTASEILRAARKLQLEASMESDRAYPPSWWESSGRVVVEYNGKKSELLPKIARLVRSSRKR, encoded by the coding sequence GTGAACTTGATCATATGGCCCACTTATCTTGATTCAAGAAAATCACGGAGTGAGGGTCGCAGGGTGCCCCTCGAGTATGCTGTTGAATCCCCGACCGCCAGTGAGATACTCAGGGCTGCCAGGAAGCTCCAGCTGGAGGCCAGTATGGAATCAGACAGGGCATACCCACCGTCCTGGTGGGAGTCCTCAGGAAGGGTTGTTGTGGAATACAATGGTAAAAAGAGCGAACTCCTTCCAAAAATTGCAAGACTTGTGAGGTCCTCAAGGAAGAGATGA
- a CDS encoding uroporphyrinogen-III synthase, with the protein MSTVKLEGLRNRTVAVTRPPERSAEAVELIEGAGGRALVAPTLELKEAHTESLREVCRRADEWDLVIFTSQAAVESLFQLCREFAGKIRKDCLVAVIGPRTARVAGEHGLRVDIVPEDYTAEGLLDALTGLNIEGWKVALPRTLSARKVLPRGLEMMGAEVLVAEAYRSGLPEDTGPAEELIDGLLDGKVDAVTFTSPLTVENLFKIAGNRRKELIEVLKRVKVAAIGPITLRKLEEHGITAVTPERYTVKDMIAALAVSMGEDVD; encoded by the coding sequence ATGTCTACCGTGAAATTAGAGGGACTGAGAAATAGGACCGTGGCCGTGACACGGCCCCCTGAAAGATCTGCAGAGGCTGTTGAACTGATAGAGGGGGCAGGTGGAAGGGCCCTCGTGGCCCCGACCCTTGAATTAAAGGAGGCGCACACAGAATCCCTCAGGGAAGTCTGCCGGAGGGCTGATGAATGGGATCTTGTAATATTCACGTCACAGGCCGCCGTTGAATCCCTCTTCCAGCTCTGCAGAGAATTTGCAGGGAAAATCAGGAAGGACTGCCTGGTGGCAGTTATAGGTCCCAGGACCGCCAGAGTGGCCGGTGAGCATGGACTCCGGGTCGATATCGTCCCGGAGGATTATACTGCCGAGGGCCTCCTGGATGCCCTCACCGGTCTCAACATTGAGGGCTGGAAGGTGGCTCTCCCAAGGACACTCTCTGCAAGGAAGGTCCTTCCCCGAGGACTTGAGATGATGGGTGCAGAGGTCCTCGTGGCCGAGGCCTACAGATCCGGTTTACCTGAAGACACCGGCCCCGCAGAGGAGCTTATAGATGGTCTCCTGGATGGAAAGGTGGATGCAGTCACCTTCACAAGCCCCCTCACTGTTGAGAACCTCTTCAAAATCGCCGGTAACCGGCGTAAAGAGCTCATAGAGGTTCTGAAGAGGGTTAAGGTGGCTGCAATAGGCCCCATAACCCTCAGGAAGCTGGAGGAGCATGGAATCACCGCCGTGACACCCGAAAGGTACACCGTGAAGGATATGATAGCTGCGCTCGCAGTTAGCATGGGTGAAGATGTGGACTGA
- the cobA gene encoding uroporphyrinogen-III C-methyltransferase, with protein sequence MVVYLVGAGPGDPELITLKAIRVLEGADVVIYDRLAGEEILRYAPDDARLIYVGKRAGEHHRTQDEINRILVEEGKKHETVVRLKGGDPFVFGRGGEEILALKEAGIPYRVIPGVTSAVGVPTSVGLPVTHRGVATSFTVVTGHEDPSKPAKQVHWDYNADTLIILMGVGNIRENMEEIMKHRPADTPVCVIESGTLDDERIILGTLGDIADKDLRPPGIIVVGDVVNVYREIRGTEK encoded by the coding sequence ATGGTGGTCTATCTTGTTGGGGCAGGACCCGGGGACCCTGAACTCATAACACTCAAGGCGATAAGGGTCCTTGAAGGGGCAGACGTGGTGATCTATGACCGGCTTGCAGGTGAAGAGATACTCAGATACGCACCTGATGACGCCAGGCTCATATACGTCGGTAAGAGGGCAGGTGAACACCACAGGACCCAGGACGAGATAAACAGAATACTCGTTGAGGAAGGAAAAAAACATGAGACCGTTGTGAGGCTCAAGGGCGGCGACCCCTTCGTATTTGGAAGGGGTGGTGAGGAGATCCTGGCCCTGAAGGAAGCCGGCATCCCCTACAGGGTCATCCCCGGAGTGACATCGGCTGTTGGTGTCCCCACATCAGTCGGGCTTCCTGTAACCCACAGGGGCGTTGCAACATCCTTCACGGTGGTTACAGGCCACGAGGACCCATCAAAGCCCGCTAAGCAGGTCCACTGGGACTACAATGCAGATACGCTCATAATACTCATGGGTGTTGGCAACATAAGGGAGAACATGGAGGAGATCATGAAGCACCGCCCCGCCGACACCCCGGTATGTGTGATTGAGAGCGGTACGCTGGATGATGAGAGGATAATCCTCGGGACACTTGGAGACATCGCAGATAAGGACCTGAGGCCTCCCGGCATCATAGTGGTGGGTGATGTTGTCAATGTCTACCGTGAAATTAGAGGGACTGAGAAATAG